In the genome of Desulfovibrio legallii, the window GCCCGCGACGCATATGAACAGGCCGTGCGGGTATTTCGCGAAAACCGCGCCGACGAGGCCCTGCAGATGATCCACGGCGACGGCGAAGCCCTGCAGTGCGAGGTACGCATCATCCAGGGCATCATGGAACGCCTTTCCGACCCGGCCTCTGGCCTCAAGCCGCCCCTGGCCATGCACATTATTCTCATCACCCGCTCGCTCACGCGCATCTGGCGGCGCTCTATCAATATTGCGGAACACGTCTATTTCATCAGCCAGGGTGAAAGCCTCAAACACAACAAGCTCGACGATAAAACGACCGCACCCGCGCCCCTGGCCGCCGAGATGGATGCGGCAGCAGCGGGGGACGGGGCAGCCGCAGCGCAGAAAGCGCCCGCTGTGGACGAGGATGCGGAATAGAAAACGGACGCGGGGCCGGAATGCGCCCGTTGGGCCTGCCGGCAGGTGTAGCAGTTCAGACAGGATCTGACAGTGGGCTCCGTTTTGGCGGCTCGGCCGCTAGCCTGGGCTGTGGGTATGCAGCAAGCCGGTTTCAAC includes:
- the phoU gene encoding phosphate signaling complex protein PhoU produces the protein MQQEVNYLQQLLATLRTRLLVMAASVGIALEEAGKALAANDPGRATAVMESDAAIDALENEIDEMALQLLARTQPVAGDLRFVVSALRMVVDLERIGDEAVSVAEQAVLMQDTPGCAVIPQVLPMFQRARDAYEQAVRVFRENRADEALQMIHGDGEALQCEVRIIQGIMERLSDPASGLKPPLAMHIILITRSLTRIWRRSINIAEHVYFISQGESLKHNKLDDKTTAPAPLAAEMDAAAAGDGAAAAQKAPAVDEDAE